In one Nocardioides luteus genomic region, the following are encoded:
- a CDS encoding NAD(P)H-dependent glycerol-3-phosphate dehydrogenase, translating into MSVSGGKVAVFGAGSWGTAFSVILADAGNDVTMWARREEVAAAINDTHENPDYHPGTELPRNISATHDIEKAAYGAELVVLAAPSQTLRANLTDWAPFLPKDVPLVSLMKGVELGTLERMSEVIAHVTGAGPERIAVVSGPNLSKEIIRREPAAGVVACADEEVAKAIQARVHSPAFRPYTSTDVVGCEIGGAYKNVVAISTGMAAGMGFGDNTQASLITRGLAETARLAMKLGANPMTLMGLAGLGDLAATCSSPLSRNRTFGEKLGKGMTTADILASSHQVAEGAKSSHSLRELAAKVGVDVPLAQYVDDVVSGAKTVSEIMDEMLERPTKAETE; encoded by the coding sequence GTGAGCGTGAGTGGCGGCAAGGTAGCGGTCTTCGGAGCGGGCTCATGGGGCACCGCGTTCTCGGTCATCCTCGCTGACGCGGGCAACGACGTGACGATGTGGGCGCGCCGTGAGGAGGTCGCGGCGGCGATCAACGACACCCACGAGAACCCCGACTACCACCCCGGCACCGAGCTGCCCCGCAACATCAGCGCCACCCACGACATCGAGAAGGCGGCGTACGGAGCCGAGCTGGTCGTCCTGGCCGCGCCCTCGCAGACGCTGCGCGCCAACCTCACCGACTGGGCGCCGTTCCTGCCCAAGGACGTGCCGCTGGTCTCGCTGATGAAGGGCGTCGAGCTCGGCACCCTGGAGCGGATGAGCGAGGTCATCGCCCATGTCACCGGCGCCGGGCCGGAGCGGATCGCGGTCGTCAGCGGTCCCAACCTGTCCAAGGAGATCATCCGTCGTGAGCCGGCCGCCGGTGTGGTGGCGTGTGCCGACGAAGAGGTCGCCAAGGCGATCCAGGCGCGGGTGCACTCGCCCGCGTTCCGCCCCTACACCTCGACCGACGTGGTCGGCTGCGAGATCGGCGGGGCCTACAAGAACGTGGTCGCGATCTCCACCGGCATGGCCGCCGGCATGGGGTTCGGCGACAACACCCAGGCCTCGCTGATCACCCGCGGTCTCGCCGAGACCGCGCGGCTGGCGATGAAGCTGGGTGCCAACCCGATGACCCTGATGGGTCTCGCCGGCCTGGGCGACCTGGCCGCCACCTGCTCCTCGCCGCTCTCCCGCAACCGTACGTTCGGGGAGAAGCTCGGCAAGGGCATGACCACCGCCGACATCCTCGCCTCCAGCCACCAGGTCGCCGAGGGCGCCAAGTCGTCGCACTCGCTGCGCGAGCTGGCGGCGAAGGTCGGCGTGGACGTGCCGCTGGCGCAGTACGTCGACGACGTCGTCTCCGGCGCCAAGACGGTCAGCGAGATCATGGACGAGATGCTCGAGCGGCCGACGAAGGCGGAGACCGAGTAG
- a CDS encoding lysophospholipid acyltransferase family protein: MGKYRKFQEGKLGWPWVVAVGIVKPVLLATTKHQWDGGEKIPESGGAVFALNHVSEIDPFTAAHIVWDYGRRPSYLAKAALFKGPLGKFLRAARQIPVDRTAGASAFDAAVKAVNEGSIVVVYVEGSITKDPTGWPMRGKSGAARIALATGAPVYPVGQWGAQELLPAYSLKPHLIGRKMIQMKIGDPVDLKDLEVQEHTPAVVNQATDRIMKAIVGLVADIRQEEPPSELFDPKKAGVNATGDPRKTKKKDGN, encoded by the coding sequence GTGGGAAAGTACCGGAAGTTCCAGGAGGGCAAGCTCGGCTGGCCATGGGTCGTGGCCGTCGGCATCGTGAAGCCCGTCCTTCTCGCCACCACCAAGCACCAGTGGGACGGCGGCGAGAAGATCCCGGAGAGTGGCGGAGCGGTGTTCGCGCTCAACCACGTCTCCGAGATCGACCCGTTCACCGCCGCGCACATCGTGTGGGACTACGGACGCAGACCCAGCTACCTGGCCAAGGCCGCGCTGTTCAAGGGCCCGTTGGGCAAGTTCCTGCGGGCGGCCCGCCAGATCCCGGTGGACCGGACGGCCGGCGCGTCGGCGTTCGACGCGGCCGTGAAGGCGGTCAACGAGGGCAGCATCGTGGTCGTCTACGTGGAGGGCTCGATCACCAAGGACCCGACCGGCTGGCCGATGCGCGGCAAGTCCGGTGCGGCCCGGATCGCGCTCGCGACCGGTGCCCCGGTCTACCCGGTGGGACAGTGGGGAGCTCAGGAGCTGCTTCCGGCGTACTCTCTCAAGCCGCACCTGATCGGCCGCAAGATGATCCAGATGAAGATCGGTGACCCGGTCGACCTGAAGGATCTCGAGGTCCAGGAGCACACGCCGGCGGTCGTGAACCAGGCGACCGACCGGATCATGAAGGCGATCGTCGGCCTGGTGGCCGACATCCGGCAGGAGGAGCCGCCCAGCGAGCTCTTCGACCCGAAGAAGGCCGGCGTGAATGCGACCGGCGACCCCCGCAAGACCAAGAAGAAGGACGGCAATTGA
- the cofC gene encoding 2-phospho-L-lactate guanylyltransferase translates to MPAPAPGYVVLLPVKPPARGKSRLVGIESHERADLARSFALDTAESCLAAARVGAVLVITDDSFFAADVARLGAAVIPDGVSGDLNETLVQGAREARRRWPELRPAALCGDLPALRAADLDAALAAASGFGAAYVEDAAGGGTTLYTAPHDRFRPAFGPGSAAAHRDGGAHPLKGDLRSLRHDVDTLEDLEAVRRLGLGPRTALASVRVVRLG, encoded by the coding sequence GTGCCTGCACCTGCACCCGGTTACGTCGTCCTGCTGCCCGTGAAGCCTCCCGCGCGCGGCAAGTCCCGGCTGGTCGGCATCGAATCGCACGAGCGGGCCGATCTGGCTCGCTCGTTCGCCCTCGACACCGCGGAGTCGTGTCTGGCCGCTGCCAGGGTCGGCGCGGTCCTGGTGATCACCGACGACTCGTTCTTCGCCGCCGACGTCGCCCGTCTCGGCGCCGCGGTCATCCCCGACGGGGTCAGCGGGGACCTCAACGAGACCCTCGTGCAGGGTGCGCGTGAGGCCCGGCGCCGCTGGCCGGAGCTTCGCCCTGCGGCGCTGTGCGGCGACCTGCCTGCGCTCCGTGCCGCCGACCTGGACGCGGCGCTGGCCGCCGCGAGCGGGTTCGGGGCTGCGTACGTCGAGGACGCGGCGGGCGGGGGCACCACGCTGTACACCGCGCCCCACGACCGCTTCCGGCCCGCGTTCGGGCCCGGGTCCGCCGCCGCCCACCGGGACGGCGGCGCCCATCCGCTCAAGGGCGACCTGCGCTCGCTGCGCCACGACGTCGATACCCTCGAGGACCTCGAGGCCGTACGCAGGCTGGGGCTCGGGCCGCGTACTGCTCTGGCCTCGGTGCGGGTCGTGCGTCTCGGCTAG
- the leuD gene encoding 3-isopropylmalate dehydratase small subunit, whose amino-acid sequence MDKFTTHTGTGVPLRRSNVDTDQIIPAVYLKRVTRTGFEDGLFAAWRNDPAFVLNNEAYAGASVLVAGPDFGTGSSREHAVWALMDYGFRVVISSRFGDIFRGNSGKAGLLAAKVDEKVVQKLWDYLDDNPGAQITVDLESRTVRAGEGADAIEDSFDIDDYTRWRLLEGLDDIGITLSHADDIAAYEATRPSFKPVTQHA is encoded by the coding sequence ATGGACAAGTTCACCACCCACACCGGCACCGGGGTGCCGCTGCGCCGCAGCAACGTCGACACCGACCAGATCATCCCGGCGGTCTACCTCAAGCGCGTCACCCGCACCGGCTTCGAGGACGGCCTCTTCGCCGCCTGGCGCAACGACCCGGCCTTCGTGCTCAACAACGAGGCGTACGCCGGGGCCTCGGTCCTCGTCGCCGGCCCCGACTTCGGCACCGGCTCCTCGCGTGAGCACGCCGTCTGGGCGCTGATGGACTACGGCTTCCGGGTCGTCATCTCGAGCCGCTTCGGCGACATCTTCCGCGGCAACTCCGGCAAGGCCGGCCTGCTCGCGGCGAAGGTCGACGAGAAGGTCGTCCAGAAGCTGTGGGACTACCTCGACGACAACCCCGGCGCCCAGATCACGGTCGACCTCGAGTCGCGCACCGTCCGGGCCGGCGAGGGTGCCGACGCCATCGAGGACTCCTTCGACATCGACGACTACACCCGCTGGCGTCTCCTCGAGGGCCTCGACGACATCGGCATCACGCTGTCCCACGCCGACGACATCGCGGCGTACGAGGCCACCCGGCCCTCCTTCAAGCCGGTCACCCAGCACGCCTGA
- the leuC gene encoding 3-isopropylmalate dehydratase large subunit: protein MGRTLSEKVWDEHVVRSTAGEPDLLYIDLHLIHEVTSPQAFDGLRLSNRKVRRPDLTIATEDHNVPTLDWDKPIADPVSRTQVETLRKNAEEFGVRLHPLGDAEQGIVHVVGPQLGLTQPGMTIVCGDSHTSTHGAFGAIAFGIGTSEVEHVLATQTLMQDKPKTMAVTVNGTLPEGVSAKDLILTLISRTGTGGGQGYIVEYRGEAIRELSMEARMTICNMSIEWGAKAGMIAPDETTFAYIKDKPEAPKGAEWDQAVAHWKSLVTDEDAVFDKEIVLDAAEVTPFVTWGTNPGQGVPLGASVPSPDDFEDADEKIAAEKALAYMGLEAGTPMREVHIDTVFLGSCTNGRMEDLRTAADIIQGHHVAEGTRFLVVPGSAKVRLQAEEEGLHKIFLDAGAEWRGAGCSMCLGMNPDTLAPGERSASTSNRNFEGRQGKGGRTHLVSPEVAAATAVRGTLSSPADLTLVEA from the coding sequence ATGGGCAGGACCTTGTCGGAGAAGGTGTGGGACGAGCATGTCGTCCGGTCGACCGCGGGAGAGCCCGACCTCCTCTACATCGACCTTCACCTCATCCACGAGGTGACCAGCCCGCAGGCCTTCGACGGCCTGCGTCTGTCGAACCGGAAGGTGCGCCGTCCGGATCTCACCATCGCCACCGAGGACCACAACGTCCCGACCCTCGACTGGGACAAGCCGATCGCCGACCCGGTCAGCCGCACCCAGGTCGAGACGCTGCGCAAGAACGCCGAGGAGTTCGGCGTACGTCTCCACCCCCTCGGCGACGCCGAGCAGGGGATCGTCCACGTGGTCGGCCCGCAGCTGGGCCTGACCCAGCCGGGCATGACGATCGTGTGCGGTGACTCCCACACGAGCACGCACGGCGCGTTCGGCGCGATCGCGTTCGGCATCGGCACCTCTGAGGTCGAGCACGTGCTGGCGACCCAGACGCTGATGCAGGACAAGCCCAAGACCATGGCGGTCACCGTCAACGGCACCCTGCCCGAGGGTGTGAGCGCCAAGGACCTGATCCTCACCCTGATCTCGAGGACCGGCACCGGTGGTGGCCAGGGCTACATCGTGGAGTATCGCGGCGAGGCCATCCGCGAGCTCTCCATGGAGGCCCGGATGACGATCTGCAACATGTCGATCGAGTGGGGCGCCAAGGCCGGCATGATCGCCCCCGACGAGACCACCTTCGCCTACATCAAGGACAAGCCCGAGGCTCCGAAGGGCGCCGAGTGGGACCAGGCCGTCGCACACTGGAAGTCCCTGGTCACCGACGAGGACGCCGTCTTCGACAAGGAGATCGTCCTCGACGCCGCCGAGGTCACCCCGTTCGTCACCTGGGGCACCAACCCGGGCCAGGGTGTCCCGCTGGGCGCCTCCGTCCCGAGCCCCGACGACTTCGAGGACGCCGACGAGAAGATCGCGGCCGAGAAGGCCCTGGCCTACATGGGCCTCGAGGCCGGCACCCCGATGCGCGAGGTGCACATCGACACCGTCTTCCTGGGCTCCTGCACCAACGGGCGCATGGAGGACCTGCGTACGGCGGCCGACATCATCCAGGGCCACCACGTCGCCGAGGGCACGCGGTTCCTGGTGGTGCCGGGCTCGGCCAAGGTGCGTCTCCAGGCCGAGGAGGAGGGTCTGCACAAGATCTTCCTCGACGCCGGCGCCGAGTGGCGCGGCGCGGGCTGCTCGATGTGCCTGGGCATGAACCCCGACACCCTCGCCCCCGGCGAGCGCAGCGCGTCGACCTCCAACCGCAACTTCGAGGGCCGCCAGGGCAAGGGCGGACGCACCCACCTGGTCTCGCCGGAGGTGGCCGCCGCCACCGCCGTACGCGGCACCCTCTCCTCGCCCGCCGACCTGACTCTCGTGGAGGCCTGA
- a CDS encoding IclR family transcriptional regulator, translating to MDSSSGVGVLDKAALVLTALESGPATLAGLVAGTGLARPTAHRLAVALEHHRLVARDMQGRFVLGPRLAELSAAAGEDRLLATAGPVLARLRDITGESAQLWRRQGDFRVCVAAAERPSGLRDTIPVGSQLTMRAGSAAQILIAWEDPERLHRGLQNAAFSAAALSGIRRRGWAQSIGEREAGVASVSAPVRSPGGKVIAAVSVSGPLERLTRQPGKMHAPAVLAAADRLSESLRRAAAE from the coding sequence ATGGACAGTTCCAGCGGTGTGGGTGTGCTCGACAAGGCCGCCCTTGTGCTCACAGCTCTCGAATCCGGCCCGGCGACCCTGGCGGGTCTGGTGGCCGGGACGGGTCTCGCCCGTCCGACCGCGCACCGTCTGGCGGTCGCCCTCGAGCACCACCGCCTGGTCGCCCGCGACATGCAGGGCCGCTTCGTCCTCGGCCCGCGACTGGCCGAGCTGTCCGCCGCCGCCGGCGAGGACCGGCTGCTGGCCACCGCCGGGCCCGTCCTGGCGCGTCTGCGCGACATCACCGGTGAGTCGGCGCAGCTGTGGCGGCGCCAGGGCGACTTCCGCGTCTGCGTCGCCGCCGCCGAGCGCCCCTCCGGTCTGCGCGACACCATTCCCGTCGGCTCGCAGCTCACGATGCGCGCCGGGTCGGCCGCTCAGATACTGATCGCGTGGGAGGACCCCGAGCGCCTCCACCGTGGCCTGCAGAACGCCGCGTTCTCCGCGGCCGCCCTGTCCGGCATCCGCCGCCGCGGCTGGGCGCAGTCGATCGGCGAGCGGGAGGCCGGCGTCGCGTCGGTCTCCGCCCCCGTCCGCTCCCCCGGCGGCAAGGTCATCGCCGCCGTCTCCGTCTCCGGCCCCCTCGAGCGCCTCACCCGCCAGCCCGGCAAGATGCACGCTCCCGCTGTCCTGGCTGCCGCCGACCGGCTCTCGGAGTCGCTGCGGCGCGCGGCTGCGGAGTAG
- a CDS encoding methylated-DNA--[protein]-cysteine S-methyltransferase, giving the protein MWTIIDSPVGELRLVAHDGAITAIDFMPALYAENRPRGERSDSDPLLMECARQLAEYFAGDRTTFDLPLAPSGTAFQERVWEQLLKIEYGTTCSYGQIAGRLELTGHGARAVGLANGKNPIPIVIPCHRVVGANGSLTGYAGGLDRKTTLLGLESGALF; this is encoded by the coding sequence ATGTGGACCATCATCGACTCGCCCGTCGGCGAGCTCCGGCTGGTCGCGCACGACGGCGCGATCACCGCGATCGACTTCATGCCGGCTCTCTACGCCGAGAACCGGCCGCGCGGGGAACGATCCGACTCGGACCCGCTGCTGATGGAGTGCGCCCGGCAGCTCGCCGAGTACTTCGCCGGTGACCGGACCACCTTCGACCTGCCGCTCGCACCCTCCGGGACGGCGTTCCAGGAGAGGGTGTGGGAGCAGCTGCTGAAGATCGAGTACGGCACGACCTGCTCCTACGGGCAGATCGCCGGCCGCCTCGAGCTGACCGGCCACGGCGCCCGCGCGGTCGGGCTCGCCAACGGCAAGAACCCGATCCCGATCGTGATCCCCTGTCACCGTGTCGTCGGCGCGAACGGCTCCCTGACCGGCTACGCCGGCGGCCTGGACCGCAAGACGACGCTGCTGGGCCTGGAGAGCGGTGCCCTCTTCTGA
- a CDS encoding Ada metal-binding domain-containing protein: MDGTTSVNGLDFESCYRAVRSRDRRFDGVFYTAVASTGIYCRPSCPARTPALTNVSFHRTAAAAQAAGYRACKRCRPDATPGSPEWDVAATLAGRAMRLIADGVVDREGVEGLARRVGYSPRHLTRLLTTELGAGPLALARARRAQTARTLVETTELGFADIAFAAGFSSVRQFNDTVREVYAASPTELRGRRGSRRRADGTIALRLAVRTPFAGRALHAFLRDHLVPGIEVAGVDDGRLWFARTLDLPNGPGTLRLELADIPEGETGFVHATFKLADLRDTTAAVERARRLLDADCDPRAVGDVFADDPVIGPLARVLPGLRVPGTVDGGELALRTIVGQQVSVAGARTVLAGIVAEHGRPITTEIDGLTHLFPSAETLAAADPAGMPMPRSRGRAVTGLAAALASGELQLDRGTDRDVVHEQLLGLPGVGPWTADYVALRALGHPDVFLPTDVGIRRALEVLGAPAADAAAWRPWRSYALLYLWTSLTALEEL; encoded by the coding sequence ATGGATGGGACGACGAGCGTGAACGGACTCGACTTCGAGTCGTGCTACCGCGCCGTTCGGTCGCGCGACCGGCGCTTCGACGGGGTCTTCTACACGGCCGTGGCCTCGACCGGGATCTACTGCCGCCCCTCGTGCCCGGCGCGCACCCCGGCGCTGACCAACGTGTCCTTCCACCGGACCGCCGCGGCCGCCCAGGCGGCCGGCTACCGCGCGTGCAAGCGCTGCCGTCCCGACGCCACCCCGGGCAGCCCGGAGTGGGACGTGGCCGCGACCCTGGCCGGACGTGCGATGCGGCTGATCGCCGACGGCGTCGTCGACCGGGAGGGTGTCGAGGGGCTGGCCCGCCGGGTCGGCTACTCGCCTCGCCACCTGACCCGCCTGCTGACCACCGAGCTCGGCGCCGGCCCCTTGGCCCTGGCGCGGGCGCGGCGCGCGCAGACCGCCCGGACGCTGGTCGAGACCACCGAGCTCGGCTTCGCGGACATCGCCTTCGCGGCGGGCTTCTCGAGCGTACGCCAGTTCAACGACACCGTCCGTGAGGTCTACGCGGCCTCGCCGACCGAGCTCCGCGGGCGTCGCGGCTCGCGGCGCCGGGCCGACGGGACGATCGCGCTGCGCCTCGCCGTCCGCACCCCGTTCGCCGGCCGTGCCCTGCACGCCTTCCTGCGCGACCACCTGGTGCCGGGCATCGAGGTCGCCGGGGTCGACGACGGGCGGCTGTGGTTCGCCCGGACCCTCGATCTGCCCAACGGCCCGGGCACGCTGCGCCTCGAGCTCGCCGACATCCCCGAGGGCGAGACCGGTTTCGTCCACGCGACCTTCAAGCTCGCCGACCTGCGCGACACCACCGCGGCGGTCGAGCGCGCCCGGCGGCTGCTGGACGCCGACTGCGACCCGCGTGCGGTCGGCGACGTCTTCGCCGACGACCCGGTGATCGGACCGCTCGCCCGGGTGCTGCCCGGTCTGCGCGTGCCCGGCACCGTCGACGGGGGCGAGCTGGCGCTGCGTACGATCGTGGGGCAGCAGGTCTCGGTCGCCGGGGCGCGCACGGTGCTGGCGGGGATCGTCGCCGAGCACGGCCGCCCGATCACGACCGAGATCGACGGCCTCACCCATCTGTTCCCGTCCGCGGAGACCCTGGCCGCCGCCGACCCGGCCGGCATGCCGATGCCACGCTCGCGCGGACGGGCGGTCACCGGTCTGGCCGCGGCGCTCGCCTCCGGTGAGCTCCAGCTCGACCGCGGCACCGACCGCGACGTCGTGCACGAGCAGCTGCTCGGCCTGCCCGGCGTCGGCCCCTGGACCGCCGACTACGTCGCCCTGCGTGCCCTCGGCCACCCCGATGTCTTCCTGCCGACCGACGTCGGCATCCGACGAGCGCTGGAAGTGCTCGGTGCGCCCGCGGCGGATGCCGCCGCGTGGCGGCCGTGGCGCTCGTACGCCCTGCTCTACCTGTGGACTTCACTGACTGCCTTGGAGGAACTCTGA
- a CDS encoding LCP family protein, whose product MGSETRSGTRTVVLTVVVTMLFLAVGTGIGTWAFYGHLNRNLGSGGDIHHLVEEPDDADEGPKQPLNILILGTDGRDCDGCSIDGEGGSGGSDSTILLHVAADRKSAYGVSIPRDALVDRPECTAPDGTTIPEASGVMWNQAYALGGPICTARQTELLTGIPVDHYLALDFAGFRGMVDAVGGVTICIPEAIDDEEHNIFLPAGTHNLRGKQALDYVRNRSSTPNADLGRMRRQQYFLTALATKVLSAGTLTRPRRLATFATELSKSITTDIGSVAGLADLAAQMRDVDPGSIEFETVPNQAYPEGDPNWGRLQILPRADQLWQRMLEDRPLHDPTSAPTDPSKSSPPSSPTGTATPANPEVSASPNEVPAESVTPEQREKDAADNGLCAPA is encoded by the coding sequence ATGGGGTCGGAGACGAGGTCGGGCACGCGTACGGTCGTGCTCACTGTCGTGGTCACCATGCTGTTCCTGGCCGTCGGCACCGGGATCGGCACCTGGGCGTTCTACGGCCATCTCAACCGCAACCTCGGCTCCGGCGGCGACATCCACCACCTCGTCGAGGAGCCGGACGACGCCGACGAAGGCCCCAAGCAGCCGCTCAACATCCTGATCCTCGGCACCGACGGCCGTGACTGCGACGGCTGCTCGATCGACGGGGAGGGCGGCTCGGGCGGCTCCGACAGCACGATCCTGCTGCACGTCGCCGCCGACCGGAAGTCGGCCTACGGCGTCTCGATCCCCCGCGACGCGCTCGTCGACCGACCCGAGTGCACCGCCCCCGACGGCACCACGATCCCCGAGGCCAGCGGCGTGATGTGGAACCAGGCCTACGCCCTCGGCGGCCCGATCTGCACCGCCCGCCAGACCGAGCTGCTCACCGGCATCCCGGTCGACCACTACCTCGCCCTCGACTTCGCCGGGTTCCGCGGCATGGTCGACGCCGTCGGCGGCGTCACGATCTGCATCCCCGAGGCGATCGACGACGAGGAGCACAACATCTTCCTGCCCGCCGGGACCCACAACCTGCGCGGGAAGCAGGCGCTCGACTACGTACGCAACCGCTCCTCGACCCCCAACGCCGATCTCGGCCGGATGCGGCGCCAGCAGTACTTCCTCACCGCTCTCGCCACCAAGGTCCTCTCCGCCGGCACCCTGACCCGCCCGCGCCGGCTGGCCACGTTCGCCACCGAGCTGTCGAAGTCGATCACCACCGACATCGGCTCCGTCGCCGGCCTGGCCGACCTGGCCGCTCAGATGCGCGACGTCGACCCGGGCAGCATCGAGTTCGAGACGGTGCCCAACCAGGCCTACCCCGAGGGCGACCCCAACTGGGGCCGCCTCCAGATCCTCCCGAGGGCCGACCAGCTGTGGCAGCGGATGCTCGAGGACCGTCCCCTCCACGACCCGACGAGCGCCCCGACAGACCCCTCGAAAAGCTCGCCGCCCAGCTCTCCGACCGGCACCGCCACGCCCGCGAACCCCGAGGTCAGCGCCTCACCGAACGAGGTCCCGGCCGAGTCCGTGACCCCCGAGCAACGGGAGAAGGACGCCGCCGACAACGGCCTGTGCGCACCCGCCTGA
- the hutH gene encoding histidine ammonia-lyase — protein sequence MTNTTVPVGVGALTFDQVVAVARHDAPITLTDESLTAMATSRALIEDLAHDTRPHYGISTGFGALANTSIPPEHRAQLQASLVRSHAASSGAEIEKEVVRGLMLLRLSTLATGRTGVRPEVAQTYAALLNARITPVVGEYGSLGCSGDLAPLAHCALAAMGEGDVRNASGELVPAADALAAAGITPVALREKEGLALINGTDGMLAMLVLALADLDDLVATADIAGALSIEGLQGTDSVFAEDLQALRPHAGQATSAANIRAVLAGSGIVADHRGTGFTRVQDAYSLRCAPQVHGAVRDTMAHAARVAEVELASAVDNPVITLDGRVESNGNFHGAPVGYVLDFLAIATADLASISERRTDRFLDKARNHGLPPFLAHDPGVDSGHMIAQYTQAGIVSDLKRLAVPASVDSIPTSAMQEDHVSMGWNAARKLRRAISGARQVVAIEILTAARAIDMRAPERPGAVGAALVEEIRTLVPAPGPDRFLAPDIKAVVDLVATGALLAKARELADIS from the coding sequence ATGACCAACACCACGGTTCCCGTCGGGGTCGGCGCCCTCACCTTCGACCAGGTAGTCGCCGTCGCCCGTCATGACGCCCCCATCACCCTCACCGACGAGTCCCTGACCGCGATGGCCACGAGCCGCGCGCTCATCGAGGACCTCGCCCACGACACCCGGCCCCACTACGGCATCTCCACCGGCTTCGGTGCGCTGGCCAACACCTCGATCCCGCCCGAGCACCGCGCCCAGCTGCAGGCCTCGCTGGTCCGCTCGCACGCGGCCTCCTCGGGCGCCGAGATCGAGAAGGAGGTCGTACGCGGCCTCATGCTGCTCCGCCTCTCGACCCTTGCCACGGGGCGGACCGGGGTGCGCCCCGAGGTCGCCCAGACCTACGCCGCGCTCCTGAACGCCCGGATCACCCCCGTCGTCGGCGAGTACGGCTCGCTGGGCTGCTCCGGTGACCTGGCCCCGCTCGCCCACTGCGCGCTCGCGGCGATGGGCGAGGGCGACGTACGCAACGCCTCCGGTGAGCTGGTGCCCGCGGCCGACGCGCTCGCCGCCGCCGGGATCACCCCGGTCGCGCTGCGCGAGAAGGAGGGGCTGGCGCTGATCAACGGCACCGACGGGATGCTGGCGATGCTCGTCCTGGCCCTTGCCGACCTCGACGACCTGGTGGCCACCGCCGACATCGCCGGCGCGCTCAGCATCGAGGGACTCCAGGGCACCGACAGCGTCTTCGCCGAGGACCTCCAGGCGCTGCGTCCGCACGCCGGCCAGGCGACCTCGGCCGCCAACATCCGCGCCGTCCTCGCGGGCAGCGGCATCGTCGCCGACCACCGCGGCACCGGGTTCACCCGGGTGCAGGACGCCTACTCGCTGCGCTGCGCGCCCCAGGTCCACGGCGCGGTGCGCGACACGATGGCCCACGCGGCCCGGGTGGCCGAGGTCGAGCTCGCCAGCGCGGTCGACAACCCGGTGATCACCCTCGACGGCCGGGTCGAGTCCAACGGCAACTTCCACGGCGCACCGGTCGGCTACGTACTCGACTTCCTGGCCATCGCCACCGCCGACCTCGCCTCGATCTCGGAGCGCCGCACCGACCGGTTCCTCGACAAGGCCCGCAACCACGGCCTGCCGCCGTTCCTCGCCCACGACCCCGGGGTCGACTCGGGGCACATGATCGCGCAGTACACCCAGGCCGGGATCGTCTCCGACCTCAAGCGCCTCGCCGTGCCGGCCTCGGTCGACTCCATCCCGACCTCCGCGATGCAGGAGGACCACGTCTCGATGGGCTGGAACGCCGCCCGCAAGCTCCGCCGCGCCATCTCCGGGGCACGCCAGGTGGTCGCCATCGAGATCCTCACCGCTGCCCGCGCGATCGACATGCGCGCCCCCGAGCGCCCCGGCGCCGTCGGTGCCGCGCTGGTCGAGGAGATCCGCACCCTGGTCCCGGCGCCTGGCCCCGACCGCTTCCTGGCCCCCGACATCAAGGCCGTCGTGGACCTCGTCGCCACCGGCGCGCTCCTGGCCAAGGCACGCGAGCTCGCCGACATCTCCTGA